In one Candidatus Dechloromonas phosphoritropha genomic region, the following are encoded:
- a CDS encoding glycine zipper 2TM domain-containing protein: MKLNHFGRALALCIILVVPLMSGCETQQAFQVSQPSARVGTVESIRSQTVENPNTAIGTIGGALVGGLLGNQIGGGRGRTAATVVGAAGGAYAGNRMTSGSSLVWIIGVRYDDGSLATVQQSASPGLRIGDRVRVTNNGIELLSRR; this comes from the coding sequence ATGAAACTAAATCACTTCGGGCGCGCCCTTGCGCTCTGTATCATTCTCGTCGTGCCGCTGATGTCGGGCTGTGAGACTCAGCAGGCTTTCCAGGTTTCGCAGCCGTCCGCCCGCGTTGGCACCGTCGAATCCATCCGCTCGCAGACGGTAGAGAATCCCAACACTGCCATCGGCACGATCGGCGGTGCGCTAGTCGGCGGCCTGCTCGGCAATCAGATCGGCGGCGGCAGAGGCCGGACCGCGGCGACCGTGGTCGGAGCCGCTGGTGGAGCCTACGCAGGGAACCGGATGACCAGCGGAAGTTCCCTGGTGTGGATCATCGGCGTCCGTTACGATGATGGCTCGCTGGCAACCGTCCAGCAATCGGCCTCTCCGGGGTTGCGCATTGGCGACCGCGTGCGGGTCACCAACAACGGAATCGAACTGCTGTCGCGCAGGTAG
- a CDS encoding NADH/ubiquinone/plastoquinone (complex I) produces the protein MSLTDLLLCATVGLPLAMLLACLWRAVRERLLPWLAIAALPGLVTSWFASRGELLMLGNERLPLALEIDRAGGVLLGVASLLWMAGGWYAATYLSEKPGRGNFVVCWLMTLAGCLGVFVAADMVGFYALLALLSVGTTGLVLYEGTPRAYRAGAIYIGMALLAESLVLVGMVLVVISAPGNSLLIAAAPAAIDASPWRDAIFVLLIAGFGIKAGLVPLHFWIPLAHGAAPVPASALLSGAVVKASVIGLIRFMPIETAPWAVGAMVAMIGLLGALYAVLIGITQSHPKTVLAYSSVSQMGVIMAIIGMGMAAGDGSARMIATFYAANHVLAKGALFLAVGVIGATGARYLRPMLLPAAVIAVGLGGLPLTGGALTKEVAKSLMGDGPAGVLATLSAIGTTVLMLHFVFCLRATAAKEENAQAPSGLVVPWLAMAAASIVIPWALYLTAGGYSLPDVLAPYALWSALWPIAAGTLLAIGLARWKRQLPQIPEGDVVVALIPAMRAATTASASLGRLDASLRRWPVAAMSLLFLTLLFGAVIVAGP, from the coding sequence ATGAGCCTTACCGACCTCCTGCTCTGCGCTACCGTCGGTCTGCCGCTGGCCATGCTGCTGGCCTGCCTGTGGCGCGCCGTGCGCGAACGCCTGTTACCGTGGCTGGCCATCGCGGCGCTGCCGGGTCTGGTCACATCATGGTTCGCCAGCCGCGGCGAATTGCTGATGCTCGGCAACGAGCGCCTGCCGCTGGCGCTGGAGATCGACCGCGCCGGCGGTGTTCTGCTCGGTGTTGCTTCACTTCTGTGGATGGCGGGCGGCTGGTATGCCGCCACCTACCTGAGCGAGAAGCCTGGCCGCGGCAATTTCGTCGTCTGCTGGCTGATGACCCTGGCCGGCTGTCTCGGCGTCTTCGTGGCCGCCGACATGGTGGGTTTCTATGCGCTGCTGGCGCTGCTGAGCGTCGGCACTACCGGACTCGTGCTGTACGAGGGGACGCCGCGCGCGTACCGGGCCGGGGCGATCTACATCGGCATGGCGCTGCTCGCCGAGTCGCTGGTGCTGGTCGGCATGGTGCTGGTGGTAATCAGTGCGCCCGGCAACAGTCTTCTGATTGCAGCCGCGCCGGCAGCGATCGACGCGTCACCGTGGCGCGATGCGATCTTCGTGCTGCTGATTGCTGGCTTCGGCATCAAGGCCGGTCTCGTTCCGCTGCATTTCTGGATACCGCTGGCGCACGGGGCGGCGCCGGTGCCGGCCTCGGCGCTACTGAGCGGCGCCGTGGTCAAGGCCAGCGTGATCGGCCTGATCCGCTTCATGCCAATCGAAACGGCGCCCTGGGCGGTTGGCGCGATGGTGGCCATGATCGGCTTGCTGGGCGCGCTTTATGCAGTGCTGATCGGTATCACGCAGTCGCACCCGAAAACCGTGCTGGCCTATTCCAGCGTCAGCCAGATGGGGGTAATCATGGCGATCATCGGCATGGGCATGGCGGCCGGTGATGGTAGCGCGCGCATGATCGCCACCTTCTACGCCGCCAATCATGTGCTGGCGAAAGGTGCATTGTTCCTCGCCGTCGGCGTGATTGGCGCGACTGGCGCGCGCTATCTGCGGCCGATGCTGTTGCCCGCGGCCGTGATCGCGGTCGGCCTGGGCGGCTTGCCGCTGACCGGCGGCGCGCTCACCAAGGAGGTGGCCAAGAGTCTGATGGGCGACGGGCCGGCGGGCGTGTTGGCGACACTATCGGCGATCGGTACGACGGTGCTGATGTTGCATTTCGTCTTCTGTTTGCGGGCGACTGCCGCCAAGGAGGAGAATGCACAGGCGCCGAGCGGTCTGGTCGTACCGTGGCTGGCGATGGCTGCGGCGTCGATCGTCATTCCCTGGGCGCTCTATCTCACCGCCGGCGGCTATTCCCTGCCCGATGTCCTGGCGCCGTATGCCCTGTGGTCGGCGCTGTGGCCGATTGCCGCGGGTACGTTACTGGCGATCGGGCTCGCACGCTGGAAGCGCCAGTTGCCGCAAATTCCCGAAGGCGATGTCGTCGTTGCACTGATACCCGCCATGCGCGCTGCCACCACCGCCAGCGCAAGCCTCGGTCGCCTGGATGCGTCGTTGCGCCGGTGGCCGGTAGCCGCCATGTCGCTGCTGTTCCTTACGCTCCTCTTCGGTGCGGTGATCGTTGCCGGACCCTGA
- a CDS encoding alkaline phytoceramidase, whose product MLAIAAAFLLPAMPQPVEYHDFADHRHAFGVANFLDVVSNLAFLIAGVAGLAVVIGGRVRFEFASERWPFVVFFSGVLLTALGSAYYHLAPDNETLFWDRLPMTIAFMGLVSSQIVDRINVRAGLLLLLPMLLLGVASVVYWRATERMGAGNVLPYGILQGYSVIILLLLARLNPSRYTRGRDIYWVFGCYVLSKLLETFDRELLAIGHFVSGHTLKHLAAAAAAIVVCHMLVNRSLKEVSVSAG is encoded by the coding sequence TTGCTGGCCATCGCCGCGGCGTTTCTGCTGCCTGCCATGCCGCAACCCGTTGAATACCATGATTTTGCCGATCACCGGCACGCTTTCGGGGTCGCCAACTTTCTCGATGTCGTCTCCAACCTCGCCTTCCTGATCGCGGGAGTCGCGGGCCTTGCAGTCGTCATCGGCGGCCGCGTGCGGTTCGAGTTCGCCAGCGAACGCTGGCCGTTCGTGGTCTTCTTTTCTGGCGTTCTGCTGACCGCGCTCGGATCGGCCTACTATCACCTCGCGCCGGACAACGAGACCCTGTTCTGGGATCGTCTGCCGATGACGATCGCCTTCATGGGACTGGTATCAAGCCAGATCGTCGATCGGATCAATGTGCGCGCGGGACTCTTGTTGCTGCTGCCGATGCTGCTGCTCGGCGTGGCGTCGGTCGTCTATTGGCGGGCGACGGAACGCATGGGGGCGGGCAATGTCCTGCCCTATGGAATTCTGCAAGGATACTCCGTCATTATCCTGCTCCTGCTGGCCAGACTGAATCCGTCCCGCTATACTCGCGGCCGCGATATCTACTGGGTTTTTGGCTGCTACGTGCTCAGCAAGCTCCTCGAGACCTTCGATCGCGAGCTACTGGCGATCGGTCATTTCGTCAGCGGCCATACGCTCAAGCACCTTGCGGCCGCTGCTGCTGCAATCGTTGTTTGTCACATGCTGGTGAACAGGAGCCTCAAAGAGGTTTCCGTATCGGCGGGCTGA
- a CDS encoding amino acid ABC transporter substrate-binding protein, translating to MKRFLIGALVAGSLFASGAIAEAVPNTLGKIKAAKVINVAFAGNALPFSFVGTNNEPAGYSIDLCKRVIARIGQVVGQPNLKVKWLAGSTPERLRMVATGKADLECGNTSQTLARLASVDFSGLIFIDAGGVMIRADSSFDSMADLDGKKIAVLKDTTTEAHLNAIVQKHLVNTRVVKVGDANEALAMLESGSVDAYAGDKIKLVGLAAQAKDPTKFVLLAEEISFEPYAMALPRGDAALRLEVNRALTDVYLSDDIETIFARWLGVLGRPTGLLSAMYLLYSIPE from the coding sequence ATGAAAAGATTTCTCATCGGAGCACTCGTCGCTGGCAGTTTGTTCGCGAGCGGCGCCATCGCCGAAGCCGTACCCAACACGCTCGGCAAGATCAAGGCGGCGAAGGTCATCAATGTCGCGTTTGCCGGCAATGCGCTGCCGTTTTCATTTGTCGGCACCAACAACGAACCGGCCGGCTATTCGATCGACCTGTGCAAGCGTGTCATCGCCCGAATCGGGCAGGTAGTCGGGCAGCCCAACCTCAAGGTGAAATGGCTCGCTGGTTCAACCCCGGAGCGCCTGCGGATGGTCGCCACGGGCAAGGCCGACCTGGAGTGCGGGAACACATCCCAGACCCTCGCCCGTCTCGCCAGCGTCGATTTCTCCGGCCTTATCTTCATCGACGCCGGCGGCGTCATGATCCGGGCCGACTCGTCGTTCGATAGCATGGCTGATCTGGATGGCAAGAAGATCGCGGTATTGAAGGATACGACAACCGAGGCGCACCTCAATGCCATCGTCCAGAAGCACCTGGTAAATACCCGCGTCGTCAAGGTTGGCGACGCTAACGAAGCCCTGGCGATGCTTGAATCCGGCAGTGTCGATGCCTATGCCGGCGACAAGATCAAACTGGTAGGCTTGGCGGCGCAGGCCAAGGATCCCACCAAATTCGTGTTGTTGGCCGAGGAAATTTCGTTCGAGCCCTATGCGATGGCGTTGCCGCGCGGTGATGCCGCGTTGCGGCTGGAAGTCAATCGCGCCCTGACCGATGTTTACCTGAGCGACGATATCGAGACCATTTTCGCGCGCTGGCTGGGCGTGCTCGGGCGCCCGACCGGCCTGTTGTCCGCAATGTACTTGCTGTATTCGATTCCCGAATAA
- a CDS encoding NADH-quinone oxidoreductase subunit J, protein MSALPVAIAEVTTTGGFLLVLALVLPLLGVLAALVLGGRNARRVAFLTIPLGLVFAMAIIVELVHSGQTQVYLLGGWAPPLGIALRADGLSAVMLLTTTVILLAVAFFARADFATPAGVSEARAPFMFWTLLLAVWGALNAVFLAGDLFTLYVALELLTFAGVPLVCLDGRPETLQAALRYLLFALLGSVLYMLGAVLLYGAYGTLDITLLAQRVQPVPATVVAAALMTIGLLAKTALFPLHLWLPPAHAGAPAAASALLSALVVKGSFFLVIRLWLDVMPGIVTPAAGQLLAALGAAAILFGNVVALRQKRLKLLIAYSTVAQIGYLFLMFPLAAGLAALQLPTATAVTGGMLQAISHATAKAAMFMGAGLIYATLGHDRIADLQGIVRQLPMTMLAFALGGVSLVGLPPSGGFLAKWLLLSAALTTGQWWWVVVMLLGGLLTSCYVFIVLMRAMVAVDVPLTPKMAVPRSREAVVLTLAAVAFLLGLAALLPVDVVQIGRPQPFGGGLP, encoded by the coding sequence ATGAGCGCCCTGCCGGTAGCCATCGCGGAAGTGACCACGACAGGCGGTTTCCTGCTCGTCCTGGCGCTCGTCCTGCCGTTGCTTGGTGTTCTCGCTGCGCTGGTCCTTGGTGGGCGCAATGCTCGGCGCGTAGCGTTTCTGACAATTCCGCTCGGGCTGGTATTCGCCATGGCGATTATCGTCGAGCTGGTGCACTCCGGGCAGACGCAGGTCTATCTGCTGGGTGGCTGGGCGCCGCCGCTGGGCATCGCGCTGCGCGCCGATGGCCTGTCGGCGGTCATGCTGTTGACGACGACGGTCATTCTTCTGGCGGTCGCATTCTTCGCCCGTGCTGATTTCGCGACGCCGGCCGGCGTCTCCGAGGCGCGTGCCCCGTTCATGTTCTGGACACTGCTGCTGGCGGTCTGGGGGGCGCTCAACGCCGTGTTCCTTGCCGGCGACCTGTTCACACTGTACGTTGCGCTCGAACTCCTGACCTTTGCCGGCGTGCCCCTGGTTTGCCTCGACGGCCGCCCGGAAACCCTGCAGGCAGCGCTGCGCTACCTGCTTTTCGCGCTGCTCGGCTCGGTGCTCTACATGCTGGGCGCGGTACTGTTGTACGGCGCCTACGGCACCCTCGACATCACCTTGCTCGCCCAGCGCGTTCAGCCGGTGCCGGCGACTGTCGTCGCCGCCGCGTTGATGACGATCGGCCTGCTGGCAAAAACCGCGCTGTTTCCGCTGCATCTCTGGCTGCCGCCAGCGCATGCCGGCGCGCCCGCAGCGGCCAGCGCACTGCTCTCGGCACTGGTCGTCAAGGGCTCGTTTTTCCTGGTTATCCGCCTGTGGCTCGATGTCATGCCGGGCATCGTCACGCCGGCCGCCGGGCAACTGTTGGCGGCGCTCGGTGCCGCGGCGATCCTGTTTGGCAATGTGGTCGCCTTGCGCCAGAAGCGGCTCAAGCTGCTGATCGCCTATTCGACGGTCGCCCAGATCGGCTACCTGTTCCTGATGTTTCCGCTCGCCGCCGGGCTCGCGGCGCTGCAATTGCCAACTGCCACGGCTGTCACCGGCGGCATGCTGCAGGCGATTTCGCATGCGACGGCGAAGGCCGCAATGTTCATGGGGGCCGGGCTGATCTATGCGACCCTTGGCCATGATCGTATCGCCGACCTGCAGGGGATTGTGCGACAGTTGCCGATGACCATGCTCGCCTTCGCACTCGGCGGCGTCTCACTGGTCGGACTGCCGCCCTCGGGTGGTTTCCTCGCCAAATGGCTACTGCTGAGCGCAGCGCTGACGACCGGGCAGTGGTGGTGGGTCGTTGTGATGCTGCTTGGCGGGCTGCTGACCAGTTGTTATGTGTTTATCGTGCTGATGCGGGCAATGGTTGCGGTCGACGTGCCGTTAACCCCGAAAATGGCGGTACCGCGCTCCCGCGAAGCGGTGGTTCTGACGCTGGCCGCTGTTGCCTTCCTGCTTGGTCTCGCGGCGCTCCTGCCGGTCGACGTGGTGCAGATTGGTCGGCCGCAGCCTTTTGGCGGGGGTTTGCCATGA
- a CDS encoding META domain-containing protein — protein MDMIKTCIAVLALLASALPANAEEPQLICFGNEPSWGLEFSGRSSARLLLPDRRPVYFRGSETRLDALKERAWRGKAAGGKGGNLVAFLREAVCSDGMSDLRHPVTARVSLPDGRFLAGCCRTPAAQNAVPAPVATIEGPTWNLVGLPGHDSSALGASKRPVTARFEAGRISGFSGCNRFMGGYTVDRDKLVIGMLAGTMMACPEPEMALERAVHGALTGTLRYAISVDRLTLTPVSGAPLVFQMAPAPRLEGITWEVTGFNNGRQAVVSALSGTRLTLSFQDGAVQGHSGCNTFRGTFKRDENRLVIGPLAATRMACAGESVMQQEREFLVALETAILWNIQDGMLDMHRADGERVLTANPVAR, from the coding sequence GTGGATATGATCAAGACCTGCATCGCGGTGTTAGCACTCCTGGCATCTGCGTTACCCGCAAACGCCGAGGAGCCTCAACTGATATGTTTCGGCAACGAACCGTCATGGGGTCTCGAGTTCTCCGGACGAAGTTCCGCGCGGTTGCTGCTTCCCGATCGGCGGCCGGTGTATTTCCGGGGAAGCGAAACACGTCTCGACGCCCTGAAGGAACGGGCCTGGCGCGGGAAGGCCGCGGGGGGCAAGGGCGGCAACCTCGTGGCTTTCCTTCGCGAAGCGGTCTGCAGCGACGGCATGTCCGACCTCAGGCACCCGGTGACAGCGCGTGTTTCGCTACCTGACGGGCGCTTCCTCGCCGGGTGCTGCCGTACTCCGGCTGCACAAAATGCCGTGCCGGCCCCGGTGGCCACGATCGAGGGACCGACCTGGAATCTTGTCGGCCTGCCGGGGCATGATTCGAGCGCGCTCGGCGCCTCGAAGCGCCCCGTGACAGCGCGCTTCGAGGCGGGGCGCATCAGTGGTTTCTCCGGTTGCAACCGATTTATGGGTGGTTACACGGTTGACCGCGACAAGCTGGTTATCGGGATGCTGGCCGGCACGATGATGGCCTGTCCGGAGCCTGAAATGGCACTTGAGCGCGCTGTTCACGGCGCCTTGACCGGCACCCTCCGCTACGCGATCAGCGTCGACCGCCTGACCTTGACCCCGGTGTCCGGCGCGCCGCTGGTTTTCCAGATGGCGCCGGCGCCCAGACTCGAGGGCATCACGTGGGAAGTCACTGGCTTCAACAATGGCCGACAGGCGGTGGTGAGCGCATTGTCCGGCACCAGGCTGACTCTTTCGTTCCAGGACGGCGCGGTGCAGGGCCACAGCGGGTGCAACACATTCCGCGGCACATTCAAGCGCGATGAGAATCGTCTGGTCATCGGGCCGCTGGCCGCGACACGCATGGCATGTGCCGGCGAGAGTGTCATGCAGCAGGAGCGCGAATTCCTGGTGGCGCTCGAAACAGCAATATTGTGGAACATTCAGGATGGCATGCTGGACATGCACCGCGCGGATGGCGAGCGGGTGCTGACAGCGAACCCAGTCGCCAGATGA